The following proteins are co-located in the Candidatus Methanogranum gryphiswaldense genome:
- a CDS encoding ZIP family metal transporter — translation MEQTVTFAIFIVAILIVSLVAALLPLMIKISDKQAHLLIAFSAGIFTGVLFLILMPEAIEESLDSGYSAQTIMYSLMAGFVAVFISDIILKHYYKTECACETCMDLHSHDITSMSAFIGLSIHACFDGLAIASAFVIGTEIGGMVIIAMCIHKVVEVFSLSSTFLMSNKKKQAKKYLTTFCFITPLAAVASYIFLDGISLEWTGIALAISAGIFMFVTVCDIIPEAFHRKKYDLESLGLMMIGIAVVIAVVIFATMAGVDF, via the coding sequence ATGGAGCAAACGGTCACATTCGCCATATTCATTGTAGCGATACTCATCGTATCTCTCGTGGCAGCTTTGCTGCCCCTGATGATCAAGATCAGCGATAAGCAGGCACACTTGCTGATCGCATTCAGCGCAGGTATTTTCACAGGTGTTCTCTTCCTCATACTAATGCCTGAAGCGATAGAGGAAAGCCTCGACTCAGGTTATTCTGCCCAGACCATAATGTACTCTTTGATGGCTGGATTCGTAGCGGTATTCATCTCAGATATAATCCTGAAACACTACTACAAGACCGAATGTGCATGCGAAACCTGCATGGACCTACATTCACATGATATAACATCCATGTCCGCATTCATTGGACTGTCGATACACGCCTGCTTCGACGGTCTGGCCATCGCCTCGGCATTCGTCATAGGGACCGAGATCGGAGGCATGGTGATCATTGCGATGTGCATCCACAAGGTCGTGGAAGTGTTCTCACTTTCATCAACCTTCCTCATGTCCAACAAGAAGAAACAGGCAAAGAAATACCTCACCACATTCTGTTTCATAACTCCTTTGGCAGCAGTGGCATCATACATATTCCTTGACGGGATCAGCCTAGAATGGACCGGTATCGCCCTGGCAATATCCGCAGGTATATTCATGTTCGTCACTGTGTGCGACATAATACCCGAGGCATTCCACAGGAAGAAATACGACCTCGAGTCGCTAGGACTAATGATGATCGGTATCGCCGTGGTAATTGCTGTGGTCATATTCGCAACGATGGCGGGCGTAGACTTCTAA
- a CDS encoding nitroreductase family protein — translation MDLVECIEARKSVRGFTDEDVPNDFIIELVRLGNLAPSAGNFQARDFIIVKNKDSISKITEASVEFTREMAGNHQEFIRNAPVIIVCCANFEKITKYQKRGIELYCIQDVAAAVENMLLCIVNSGYASCWIGGFDEVAVSKILDIPSHIRPVAMLPIGLPTKDGRQRTRIDTKEIMHFEKW, via the coding sequence TTGGACCTAGTTGAATGCATCGAGGCTCGGAAGAGTGTAAGGGGATTTACCGATGAAGATGTACCGAACGATTTCATCATCGAACTTGTTCGTCTCGGGAATCTAGCGCCATCGGCCGGTAATTTTCAGGCAAGGGATTTCATCATTGTGAAGAATAAGGATTCCATATCAAAGATCACTGAAGCTTCGGTCGAGTTTACCAGGGAAATGGCCGGTAATCATCAAGAGTTCATAAGAAATGCTCCTGTCATCATTGTTTGTTGTGCAAATTTTGAAAAGATAACCAAATATCAAAAAAGAGGGATCGAGCTATATTGCATCCAGGATGTGGCTGCCGCTGTAGAGAACATGCTACTTTGCATCGTAAATTCAGGGTATGCTTCATGCTGGATCGGTGGATTCGATGAAGTAGCGGTCTCAAAGATATTGGATATACCTTCACACATCAGACCAGTTGCGATGCTTCCGATAGGATTACCGACCAAAGATGGACGTCAAAGAACAAGGATCGACACAAAGGAAATAATGCATTTTGAAAAATGGTAA
- a CDS encoding rubredoxin: MKYICSFCGHIYDDDKEEVSFDQLPDDWTCPMCGVPKSAFLPYRTLC, encoded by the coding sequence ATGAAGTATATCTGTTCATTCTGTGGCCACATTTACGATGACGATAAGGAAGAGGTTTCTTTCGATCAACTTCCTGATGATTGGACCTGCCCGATGTGTGGAGTACCCAAGTCGGCATTCTTACCATATCGTACATTGTGTTAA
- a CDS encoding ammonium transporter — MKTSIKIAIVAFIVLAIATILVPSVAAESLEDYGMDTMDTIWILIASLLVLIMAPALALFYGGMLRKQSMTSIITQCTFAMAIVFLFWVMFGFSFAFDGSWNNGDFFGIIGGTAYFFMDGVSAFTPWGTIPGALFLIFQGLFALVTAIIVLGAVAERVKFIPLMIYLALWCVFIYAPMTHMVWGGGLLSTGIEDIFGWPVLDYAGGTVVHICSGVSGLAIAIVVGRRSKRIVKDRPHNIPFMYIGAALVLLGWLGFNGGSGLAFNLTLINVVLVTLISGFVGMITWAVIQVLHTGRVNATGLCTGMLAGLVGITPACGFVDTTGAIAIGIITPIICYFAILFMRKRSGVDDALDVFGLHGVGGIVGAVLTGFLAVHGWGGVGDGVAGLLYGGGFALIGGQLLAVGGTFIYCFIVSYILMTVISKVFKSAGKSATLSDEEQQVGADIVEHGESAYN; from the coding sequence ATGAAAACGAGTATAAAGATCGCTATAGTGGCATTCATAGTCCTTGCGATCGCGACAATTCTAGTGCCTTCGGTAGCGGCAGAATCGTTGGAAGACTATGGTATGGATACCATGGACACTATATGGATCCTTATCGCCAGTCTACTTGTGCTGATAATGGCGCCAGCTTTGGCATTGTTCTACGGAGGAATGCTAAGGAAGCAGAGCATGACGTCGATCATCACACAATGTACTTTCGCAATGGCCATCGTATTTCTGTTTTGGGTAATGTTCGGATTCTCATTCGCATTCGATGGCTCATGGAACAACGGTGATTTCTTTGGTATAATAGGAGGTACCGCGTACTTCTTCATGGATGGCGTCAGTGCATTTACTCCGTGGGGAACAATACCCGGAGCATTATTCCTTATTTTCCAAGGTTTATTCGCACTTGTGACTGCCATCATCGTTCTGGGTGCAGTCGCTGAGAGGGTCAAGTTCATACCTCTCATGATATACCTCGCCCTTTGGTGCGTCTTCATATACGCACCGATGACGCACATGGTCTGGGGAGGAGGCCTGCTTTCGACAGGAATAGAGGATATCTTCGGATGGCCTGTCCTCGATTACGCCGGAGGTACAGTGGTTCACATATGCTCAGGAGTATCTGGCCTTGCTATCGCCATTGTCGTCGGCAGACGCAGTAAGAGGATCGTGAAGGACAGACCTCACAACATTCCGTTCATGTATATCGGAGCGGCCTTGGTCCTTCTCGGATGGCTTGGATTCAACGGCGGATCCGGCCTTGCGTTCAACCTCACCCTGATAAATGTCGTTCTGGTAACATTGATCAGCGGCTTCGTCGGTATGATTACATGGGCGGTCATCCAGGTTCTCCACACAGGACGCGTCAATGCGACCGGACTGTGTACTGGTATGCTAGCGGGATTGGTTGGAATAACACCTGCCTGTGGATTCGTCGATACCACCGGAGCGATCGCCATCGGAATAATCACACCTATAATCTGCTATTTCGCAATACTCTTCATGAGAAAGAGATCTGGTGTGGACGATGCGCTCGATGTCTTCGGACTTCACGGAGTAGGAGGTATCGTCGGAGCGGTACTTACAGGATTTTTGGCTGTCCACGGATGGGGCGGAGTGGGTGACGGTGTTGCCGGTCTGCTCTATGGCGGAGGTTTCGCCCTCATCGGAGGTCAGCTCCTTGCGGTAGGTGGAACGTTCATCTATTGTTTCATAGTATCATACATCCTGATGACCGTGATATCGAAGGTCTTCAAGTCCGCTGGTAAGAGCGCGACCCTGTCTGACGAGGAACAGCAGGTCGGAGCAGATATCGTGGAACACGGAGAGTCCGCATACAACTGA
- a CDS encoding P-II family nitrogen regulator → MKMIIAIVRPEKVQDIKDALKEAGVNGLTMTSVRGRGSQGGLYFTNRVERVCVDEIEKIKLEIVVEDDQKQTVIDTIKSSAATGNIGDGRIFIVNVEESYKVHDVN, encoded by the coding sequence ATGAAAATGATAATCGCCATAGTACGTCCGGAAAAGGTGCAGGATATCAAGGATGCTCTTAAGGAGGCGGGCGTTAACGGCCTGACCATGACCTCGGTCCGCGGTAGAGGGTCCCAGGGCGGTCTTTATTTCACCAACAGGGTCGAGAGGGTATGCGTAGATGAGATCGAGAAGATCAAGCTGGAGATCGTTGTTGAGGACGATCAGAAACAGACGGTGATCGATACGATCAAAAGCTCCGCTGCCACAGGCAATATCGGTGACGGGAGGATATTCATCGTCAATGTCGAAGAATCCTACAAGGTGCATGACGTGAATTGA
- a CDS encoding DUF4062 domain-containing protein, protein MADNTVKYQVFVSSTFTDLVEERMGVFQTLLDANCIPSGMELFAASPDDQFSYIKKVMDQCDYYVLIVGGRYGSCKDGKSYTEKEYEYALEKKIPVLVFIPENIEDMPSEKKEETEEGKIKYSQFIKRLTDSHHLRHWKNKYHLCLEVLKAIDETKDEKPAVGWIRGDTIPPEISKKYIGLIDENKELKENLLDINTKAPEGTEDLAKDDEIHEINCFLEIFQGDMIINEDIIKISLSWNELLKIFGFELISDLYDNQLDRLLENDFNGYYEVEPWNGYRITNIDQITKIIKMQFKALGIIEYEIAGNSLLWKYTPYGKYKFEQIYAIKSKK, encoded by the coding sequence ATGGCTGATAATACCGTAAAATATCAGGTTTTTGTCAGTTCAACATTTACAGACTTAGTAGAAGAAAGGATGGGCGTTTTTCAAACATTATTGGATGCAAACTGTATACCATCGGGAATGGAATTATTTGCTGCATCGCCTGATGATCAATTCAGTTATATCAAAAAAGTAATGGATCAATGCGATTATTATGTTTTAATCGTAGGCGGTAGATATGGATCCTGTAAGGATGGAAAATCCTATACTGAAAAAGAATATGAGTATGCATTAGAAAAAAAGATTCCAGTTTTAGTTTTTATACCAGAAAATATCGAAGATATGCCATCTGAAAAAAAGGAAGAAACAGAAGAAGGCAAAATAAAGTATTCGCAATTTATAAAAAGATTAACAGACAGTCATCATCTAAGGCATTGGAAAAATAAATACCATCTTTGCTTAGAGGTTCTTAAAGCAATAGACGAAACCAAAGATGAAAAACCAGCAGTTGGTTGGATAAGAGGAGATACGATTCCTCCAGAAATTTCTAAGAAATACATTGGATTAATAGATGAAAATAAAGAACTAAAAGAAAATTTGCTCGACATAAATACAAAAGCTCCTGAAGGAACTGAAGATCTTGCAAAGGACGATGAAATACATGAAATAAATTGTTTTTTAGAAATATTTCAGGGTGACATGATAATAAACGAGGATATAATAAAAATATCCCTATCTTGGAATGAATTGTTGAAGATTTTTGGATTCGAATTAATATCTGATTTGTACGATAATCAATTAGATAGATTATTAGAAAATGATTTTAATGGATATTATGAAGTTGAACCATGGAATGGTTATCGCATAACAAATATAGATCAAATAACAAAAATAATAAAAATGCAATTCAAAGCATTAGGTATTATAGAATATGAGATTGCTGGAAATTCATTATTATGGAAATATACACCATATGGAAAATATAAATTTGAACAGATTTACGCAATAAAATCGAAAAAATAA
- a CDS encoding ribbon-helix-helix domain-containing protein, producing MDREERTKATSVKIPEGLLSRIEEDIISSGDFSSRNDYIIAALRQYEAYRIKLLAERKGIKFSENGEISLDTAK from the coding sequence ATGGATAGAGAAGAAAGAACAAAAGCAACCTCAGTAAAGATACCAGAAGGTTTACTATCCAGAATCGAAGAAGATATAATATCTTCCGGAGATTTTTCAAGTAGAAATGATTACATTATCGCTGCGTTAAGACAATACGAAGCGTATAGGATAAAACTTTTAGCTGAAAGAAAAGGCATCAAATTTTCTGAAAACGGCGAAATCAGTTTAGATACGGCAAAATAA
- a CDS encoding zinc-ribbon domain-containing protein, with product MSEQFCTQCGTIIADDAQFCPKCGKAVEGRDAATKEKQQIAQFQNAINESRIGWLVFLLAIYSIPAIIIGLYYAIDPSAMANAAWNNESIKQWLIDNNITYDQLVNYFRYFGYIIIASGAMVLVSLICTWKRTAWKIAFIACMIGSFLCFFSIFGIIIGLLVSWMIYGTKDLYVNDKSISKT from the coding sequence ATGTCTGAACAATTCTGCACCCAATGTGGTACTATAATCGCAGATGATGCCCAGTTCTGTCCCAAATGCGGGAAAGCGGTCGAAGGCCGTGATGCCGCAACAAAGGAAAAACAACAGATCGCGCAATTCCAGAATGCAATCAACGAGTCTAGAATAGGCTGGCTCGTGTTCCTTCTGGCGATATACTCGATACCTGCCATCATCATAGGACTCTATTACGCTATTGACCCATCAGCTATGGCCAACGCGGCATGGAACAACGAATCGATCAAACAATGGCTTATTGATAACAATATAACCTACGACCAGTTGGTTAATTATTTCCGTTACTTCGGATACATAATCATCGCAAGCGGTGCAATGGTCCTCGTCAGCCTGATATGCACATGGAAGCGCACAGCCTGGAAGATCGCATTCATCGCATGCATGATCGGATCGTTCCTTTGCTTTTTCTCCATATTCGGTATCATCATCGGCCTTCTGGTCTCTTGGATGATCTATGGCACAAAGGATCTTTACGTCAACGACAAATCAATCTCCAAAACGTGA
- a CDS encoding NAD+ synthase — protein sequence MAGTELREMNEDDARALVDFIRDTVKRAGCKGAVVGLSGGIDSATITKLCIEALGAKNVINIFMPTSVTPLDDYKSTKVLSNRWGTTYKVVDIQPAVDAFTAALFTDQGSQLERGNISARCRMIVLYNIARKKNYLVVGTSNRSELMMGYFTKFGDGAADVAPMIDLYKTQVWQLAKLLAVPQVFIDKIPTAGLWEGQTDEGEMGITYHDLDLVLNGIALSMTDEDISKDTGVSVFKVRETRDRISAMEHKRVSAYCPDKRFNA from the coding sequence ATGGCAGGCACCGAGTTGCGCGAAATGAACGAGGATGACGCCAGGGCGCTGGTCGATTTCATCAGGGACACTGTTAAGAGGGCAGGATGCAAGGGAGCAGTGGTAGGTCTCAGCGGAGGCATTGATTCTGCAACGATCACGAAATTGTGTATCGAAGCCTTAGGTGCAAAGAATGTCATCAATATCTTCATGCCGACATCAGTTACGCCCCTGGATGATTACAAGTCCACCAAGGTCCTCAGCAACAGATGGGGCACAACATACAAGGTGGTGGACATACAGCCAGCAGTTGATGCTTTCACGGCGGCCCTTTTCACCGATCAGGGTTCTCAGCTGGAGAGAGGCAACATCTCCGCCAGATGCAGGATGATCGTTCTCTATAACATTGCCAGGAAGAAGAACTATCTTGTGGTGGGAACTTCCAATAGGAGCGAGCTGATGATGGGATATTTCACCAAGTTCGGTGACGGTGCAGCGGATGTGGCGCCTATGATAGACCTTTATAAGACGCAGGTCTGGCAGTTGGCCAAGTTATTGGCCGTGCCTCAGGTGTTCATTGACAAGATACCTACTGCAGGGTTGTGGGAAGGCCAGACGGATGAGGGTGAGATGGGCATAACCTATCATGATCTCGATCTTGTTCTCAACGGCATAGCACTTTCGATGACCGATGAGGACATATCCAAAGATACAGGCGTATCGGTGTTCAAGGTCAGGGAAACAAGGGACAGGATCTCAGCGATGGAGCATAAGAGAGTGTCCGCTTATTGTCCAGATAAAAGATTCAATGCTTGA
- a CDS encoding carbon-nitrogen hydrolase family protein — protein MGVRIALCQIPANTGSVGTNLDRIMSTITQTKADIYVFPELFLTGYGTDYVPLKNDVEYALDKISLWCSENDIAIAVGSPAFVEGAIKNSLYFITQNKVVRYDKIYLAKFGIYCESMFVQGNKPAMAEFKGMKFGLSICYDLFFPEISRFYAMNGADVNICVAASAEPSKEYYEKIAPARSLENVMYTIFVNNIGKYGTTKMFGHSRLIGPLGNTISEADDREDIRCVYVDKEVIKNSRKIRRHMTDLRKDIDWKI, from the coding sequence ATGGGAGTAAGAATCGCCTTGTGTCAGATACCTGCGAACACTGGCAGTGTCGGGACCAACTTAGACCGTATAATGAGCACAATAACACAGACCAAGGCGGACATCTATGTATTTCCAGAGCTTTTTTTGACAGGATATGGCACCGATTATGTGCCATTGAAGAACGATGTCGAATACGCCCTCGACAAGATCTCCCTGTGGTGTTCTGAGAACGATATCGCCATAGCTGTCGGTTCCCCCGCGTTCGTGGAAGGGGCCATCAAGAATTCACTCTATTTCATTACTCAGAACAAGGTCGTACGTTACGATAAGATATACCTCGCAAAATTCGGGATATATTGCGAATCCATGTTCGTCCAAGGTAACAAACCAGCCATGGCAGAATTCAAAGGCATGAAATTCGGTCTTTCCATATGCTATGACCTATTCTTCCCCGAGATCTCCAGATTCTATGCTATGAACGGCGCCGACGTCAACATATGTGTTGCGGCATCGGCAGAACCTTCCAAAGAATATTACGAGAAGATAGCGCCAGCGAGATCGTTGGAGAATGTCATGTACACCATATTCGTGAACAACATCGGTAAATACGGTACAACGAAGATGTTCGGCCATTCCCGCCTAATAGGCCCACTCGGGAACACGATAAGCGAGGCCGATGACCGTGAGGACATCAGATGCGTCTATGTTGACAAAGAAGTGATCAAGAATTCACGCAAGATAAGAAGACACATGACCGATCTGAGAAAGGACATCGACTGGAAGATATGA
- a CDS encoding VWA domain-containing protein translates to MSKQSLREGLPFSAVVGMDLAKKALMCAAVDDRIKGVLIRGPSGTAKSVLVRSFSNLVQGKKMVEVPQNISDEQLFGGLDLEKAIKEGRTVVLGGLLKRADGNMLYVDNINLFDQRTVSALMECVLSGEVIVEREGVSAEYPLSTTVMATMDPAEKEISGAISDRFDICVSVFPEKEIGVRADITSVELGFREDPSVFSSDYDEHDVAEANRIKTARSTISGIVLTHGDLTTIARICEELGVKGHRGDIAVARVSKVLAALDARASVSDNDIREASIMCLSHRRTDREVEDQVEAENVLELDDVDVMELVETDVNVEDIDESSIVVRDLEPKTTVPIGNSTDLCDDIKKTIDQIVEFEAIRLHEMVGIKTKRVDRSSKKNSGRYQGFRIPNGKTGDPAFDATVRAAAPHQKARESNGLSLVIESQDIREKVRIKRDSCSFLFMVDVSGSLVVGNMMAVVQGAIRSMLTDSYVKRDKVALMTFRSDRADLIVPFTRSVETICETLANTPTGDSTPLNLALLTARDYLMNYLRKHPDERCYVIIITDGQGNVSAVPGMEPISELKKIAPIMNLPNTEWTVIDSSDGLWKKDALKLAKWLNARYIKLGDLVEY, encoded by the coding sequence ATGTCTAAGCAATCTTTGAGAGAGGGTCTTCCTTTCTCGGCCGTTGTCGGTATGGACCTTGCCAAGAAAGCCTTGATGTGCGCTGCAGTGGACGATCGCATAAAAGGGGTTCTTATAAGGGGGCCCTCTGGCACTGCAAAAAGCGTTCTTGTGAGATCGTTCTCGAATCTTGTACAGGGCAAAAAGATGGTGGAGGTCCCACAGAACATATCCGACGAACAGCTGTTCGGAGGATTGGATCTGGAAAAGGCCATAAAAGAGGGGCGTACTGTAGTTCTAGGCGGTCTTCTAAAGCGCGCTGACGGCAACATGCTGTATGTGGACAATATCAATCTTTTCGATCAGAGGACGGTAAGCGCTCTGATGGAGTGCGTACTGTCTGGTGAGGTCATAGTCGAGAGGGAGGGCGTCTCAGCAGAATATCCTCTAAGTACCACTGTCATGGCTACGATGGACCCAGCAGAGAAAGAGATATCTGGTGCTATATCGGACAGATTCGACATATGTGTGAGTGTCTTTCCTGAAAAGGAGATAGGGGTCAGAGCCGACATAACCTCGGTGGAATTGGGATTCCGCGAGGACCCCTCTGTTTTCTCATCTGATTATGATGAACATGATGTGGCAGAGGCAAACAGGATAAAGACGGCCAGATCAACGATCTCGGGCATTGTTCTCACACATGGGGACCTTACAACCATCGCACGCATATGCGAGGAACTAGGCGTAAAGGGACATCGCGGCGATATCGCCGTTGCAAGGGTCTCGAAGGTATTGGCCGCTTTGGATGCCAGGGCCTCTGTTTCTGACAATGATATACGTGAAGCATCGATAATGTGTCTTTCCCATAGGAGAACGGACAGAGAGGTCGAGGATCAGGTGGAGGCAGAGAATGTTCTGGAACTCGATGATGTGGATGTGATGGAGCTCGTCGAGACCGATGTGAATGTTGAAGACATAGATGAGAGCAGTATAGTTGTAAGGGATCTCGAACCAAAAACAACGGTGCCCATTGGAAACAGCACAGACCTATGTGATGATATTAAGAAGACCATAGACCAGATAGTTGAGTTCGAAGCGATACGCCTTCATGAGATGGTCGGTATAAAGACCAAAAGGGTCGACAGATCCAGCAAAAAGAATTCTGGCAGGTATCAGGGATTCAGGATACCCAATGGAAAGACCGGTGACCCGGCCTTCGATGCCACAGTCAGGGCGGCGGCACCACATCAGAAAGCAAGGGAATCCAACGGTCTGAGTCTCGTTATCGAGTCCCAGGATATACGTGAGAAGGTCAGGATCAAACGTGATTCGTGTTCCTTCTTATTCATGGTGGACGTCAGCGGGTCGCTTGTAGTAGGCAACATGATGGCAGTGGTCCAGGGAGCTATAAGGTCCATGTTGACGGATAGTTATGTCAAGAGGGACAAGGTGGCACTGATGACATTCAGATCAGACAGGGCGGATCTGATAGTACCGTTCACCCGTTCTGTGGAGACCATATGCGAGACCTTGGCAAATACACCCACCGGAGATTCTACTCCGTTGAATCTTGCTCTTTTGACAGCAAGGGATTATCTGATGAATTATCTGAGGAAGCATCCGGATGAGAGATGTTATGTGATAATAATCACGGATGGCCAAGGTAACGTGTCTGCAGTTCCTGGGATGGAACCGATCTCGGAACTGAAGAAGATCGCACCGATCATGAACCTTCCCAATACTGAATGGACGGTCATCGATTCGAGTGACGGCCTGTGGAAGAAGGACGCGTTGAAATTGGCCAAATGGTTGAACGCGAGGTACATAAAGTTGGGCGATCTGGTAGAATATTGA
- a CDS encoding ATP-binding protein gives MSSIGQNLFPFAAIVGQEDMKRALLLNIVDPGIGGVLVKGEKGTAKSTTIRSLVQVLPEVEYIKGCPFHCDPKNKNNMCAECSERYHSKKYDIEVMPMRVVELPLSATEDRVAGTLDLEHVLQTGQKKFEPGVLAQANRNLLYVDEVNLLDDHIVDLLLDSAAMGVNYVEREGVSFSHPSKFILVGSMNPEEGDLRPQLLDRFGLCVEIIGERTIEYRAEVVMRRLEFDSDPVAFTEKYKKETVELRNKIKDARERVLGIKVDRSTVVMASEIAMHFDMEGHRADITLVRAARANAAFEGRDSVTKEDLAIVAPMVLSHRIKRKPFEDTKFDRRELEECLSNL, from the coding sequence ATGTCGTCCATAGGTCAGAATCTGTTTCCATTCGCCGCTATAGTGGGACAGGAAGATATGAAAAGGGCTTTGTTGTTGAATATCGTGGATCCAGGAATAGGCGGCGTTCTTGTGAAAGGCGAAAAAGGAACCGCCAAATCAACCACGATCAGGTCTTTGGTGCAGGTGCTTCCAGAAGTGGAGTACATCAAAGGGTGTCCTTTTCATTGTGACCCAAAAAATAAGAATAACATGTGTGCAGAATGTTCAGAGAGATATCATTCCAAAAAATACGATATCGAGGTAATGCCAATGCGTGTTGTCGAACTTCCGTTGAGTGCGACAGAGGACCGTGTGGCAGGCACATTGGATCTGGAACATGTTCTGCAGACTGGTCAAAAAAAGTTCGAACCGGGTGTACTGGCACAGGCGAACAGAAATCTTCTGTACGTGGATGAGGTCAATCTTTTAGATGACCATATTGTAGATCTGCTCTTAGATTCCGCGGCGATGGGCGTCAATTACGTCGAAAGAGAAGGAGTTTCATTCTCCCATCCTTCGAAGTTCATACTGGTAGGTTCAATGAATCCGGAGGAAGGAGATCTGAGACCTCAATTATTGGACAGATTTGGACTCTGTGTGGAGATAATCGGGGAGAGGACCATCGAATATAGGGCTGAAGTGGTCATGCGCAGATTGGAATTCGATTCAGACCCAGTGGCCTTCACGGAGAAATACAAAAAAGAAACCGTCGAGCTCCGTAATAAGATAAAGGATGCAAGAGAAAGAGTGCTGGGTATCAAGGTGGACAGGAGCACCGTCGTAATGGCATCCGAGATTGCAATGCATTTCGACATGGAAGGTCACAGGGCCGATATAACGTTAGTGAGGGCGGCAAGGGCGAACGCAGCTTTCGAAGGCAGGGACAGTGTAACCAAAGAGGACCTCGCTATCGTCGCACCCATGGTGCTGAGTCATCGTATCAAGAGGAAACCTTTCGAGGATACAAAGTTCGACAGGAGAGAGTTAGAGGAATGTCTAAGCAATCTTTGA